A single region of the Eulemur rufifrons isolate Redbay chromosome 8, OSU_ERuf_1, whole genome shotgun sequence genome encodes:
- the RHBDL2 gene encoding LOW QUALITY PROTEIN: rhomboid-related protein 2 (The sequence of the model RefSeq protein was modified relative to this genomic sequence to represent the inferred CDS: deleted 1 base in 1 codon; substituted 1 base at 1 genomic stop codon) has protein sequence MQLGKQCKLMTKSFYPRGVVPRVLALSMPSWVRXRREGKALETNSCARQPRKEPWPETIGSPVPWHSCPSQVEGGPRTMAAARDLEMESVNLNMGREMKEELEEEEKTREEGGGKGPAKNKKVHRVVSKWMLPEKSRITYLERANCFPPPVFIISISLAELAVFIYYAVWKPQNQWITLDTGILESPFIYCPEKREEAWRFISYMLVHAGVQHILGNLAMQLVLGIPLEMVHKGLRVGLVYLAGVIAGSLASSIFDPLKSLVGASGGVYALMGGYFMNVLVNFREMIPAFGIFRLLIIILIIASDMGFALYRRFFVPANGSPVSFAAHIAGGFAGMSIGYTVFSCFDKALLKDPRFWTAIAAYLACVLFAVFFNIFLSPAN, from the exons ATGCAGCTAGGAAAGCAGTGCAAGCTAATGACGAAAAGTTTCTACCCAAGAGGAGTTGTCCCAAGGGTGTTGGCCTTGTCAATGCCCTCCTGGGTGAGGTGAAGAAGGGAAG GAAAGGCCCTGGAAACCAACAGTTGTGCCAGACAGCCCAGGAAAGAGCCATGGCCT GAGACCATAGGGTCACCTGTTCCCTGGCATTCATGTCCTTCTCAGGTGGAGGGAGGACCCAGGACAATGGCTGCTGCTCGTGATTTGGAGATGGAGAGTGTGAATCTGAATATGGGGAGAGAGATGAAAGAagagctggaggaagaggagaaaacgagagaggaagggggaggtaAAGGTCCTGCCAAGAATAAAAAGGTCCACAGGGTTGTCTCAAAATGGATGCTTCCTGAAAAGTCCCGAATAACATACTTGGAGAGAGCTAACTGCTTCCCCCCGCCGGTGTTCATCATCTCCATCAGCCTGGCCGAG CTGGCGGTGTTTATTTACTATGCGGTGTGGAAGCCTCAGAACCAGTGGATCACCTTGGACACGGGCATCTTGGAGAGTCCCTTCATCTACTGTCCCGAGAAGAGGGAGGAAGCCTGGAGGTTTATCTCGTACATGCTGGTACATGCTGG AGTTCAGCACATCTTGGGGAATCTTGCTATGCAGCTCGTTTTGGGTATTCCCTTGGAAATGGTCCACAAAGGCCTCCGAGTGGGGCTGGTGTATCTGGCAGGAGTGATTGCAG GATCCCTTGCCAGCTCCATATTTGATCCACTCAAATCTCTTGTGGGTGCTTCAGGAGGAGTCTATGCTCTGATGGGAGGCTATTTTATGAATGTTCTAGTG AATTTTCGAGAAATGATTCCTGCCTTTGGAATTTTCAGACTACTGATCATCATCCTTATAA TTGCATCAGACATGGGATTTGCTCTCTACAGAAGGTTCTTTGTCCCTGCAAATGGGTCTCCG GTGTCTTTTGCAGCTCACATTGCTGGTGGATTTGCTGGAATGTCCATAGGTTACACCGTGTTTAGCTGCTTCGATAAAGCACTGCTGAAGGACCCAAGGTTTTGGACAGCAATTGCTGCTTATTTGGCTTGTGTCTTATTTGCTgtgtttttcaacattttcttatcCCCAGCAAACTGA